In one Nocardia tengchongensis genomic region, the following are encoded:
- the rraA gene encoding ribonuclease E activity regulator RraA, with amino-acid sequence MTESTNVVATADLADEIGPEIRSCDTQFIQFGGHETFAGRIVTIRTFQDNLLVKQTLGEPGAGRVLVVDGGGSVHTALVGDIIAGRGVDNGWAGVVVNGAVRDSAMLRTMPIGIKALGTNPRKSTQKEGNAEKDVTVEFGGVSFVPGDMLYSDHDGVVVRSED; translated from the coding sequence GTGACCGAATCAACGAACGTAGTGGCAACCGCCGACCTAGCCGACGAGATCGGCCCCGAGATCCGAAGCTGCGACACCCAGTTCATTCAGTTCGGTGGCCACGAGACCTTCGCCGGCCGCATCGTGACCATCCGCACCTTCCAGGACAACCTGCTGGTCAAGCAGACCCTCGGCGAGCCCGGCGCGGGCCGCGTGCTGGTCGTCGACGGCGGCGGCAGCGTCCACACCGCGCTGGTCGGCGACATCATCGCCGGACGCGGCGTCGACAACGGCTGGGCCGGCGTCGTCGTCAACGGCGCGGTCCGCGACTCCGCGATGCTGCGCACCATGCCCATCGGCATCAAGGCGCTCGGCACCAACCCGCGCAAGAGCACCCAGAAGGAAGGGAACGCGGAGAAGGACGTCACCGTCGAATTCGGCGGCGTCAGCTTCGTCCCCGGCGACATGCTCTACAGCGACCACGACGGCGTCGTGGTTCGCAGCGAAGACTAG
- a CDS encoding DUF6474 family protein yields MGLFTKRKKRVSRRAEAKALKHKAGMEAKLGARNERKRNRTEARTQKQVAKAEIAKLQAEEKAAQKVAARAERDPFSAASVRKYLGVARILVPVLAPLAYRGATFVRGQLDTRRAQQLGVGLDQLGEFAGPGAKLQARIAGVESTLTDIEAKAPDTETKKFVAASRDRLDSLSAAVRTAAQMPVPRRRAVHASISNELSGIEADVLARLGVN; encoded by the coding sequence ATGGGGTTGTTCACCAAGCGCAAGAAGCGGGTCAGCCGCCGAGCCGAGGCGAAAGCCCTCAAGCACAAGGCCGGCATGGAGGCCAAGCTCGGCGCGCGCAACGAGCGCAAGCGCAACCGGACCGAGGCGCGCACGCAGAAGCAGGTCGCCAAGGCCGAGATCGCCAAGCTGCAGGCCGAGGAGAAGGCGGCCCAGAAGGTCGCCGCCCGCGCCGAACGCGACCCCTTCAGCGCCGCCTCGGTGCGCAAGTACCTGGGCGTGGCCCGGATCCTGGTGCCGGTGCTGGCCCCGCTCGCCTACCGCGGCGCGACCTTCGTGCGCGGGCAGCTCGACACCCGCCGGGCCCAGCAGCTCGGCGTCGGGCTGGACCAGCTCGGCGAGTTCGCCGGGCCGGGCGCGAAGCTCCAGGCCCGGATCGCGGGCGTGGAGTCGACGCTGACCGACATCGAGGCCAAGGCCCCCGACACCGAGACCAAGAAGTTCGTGGCCGCCAGTCGCGACCGGCTCGACAGCCTGTCCGCGGCGGTCCGCACCGCGGCCCAGATGCCGGTGCCGCGCCGCCGCGCCGTGCACGCCTCGATCTCCAACGAGCTGTCCGGCATCGAGGCCGATGTGCTCGCCCGGCTCGGCGTGAACTGA
- a CDS encoding copper resistance D family protein encodes MNRPDRTDRRRERGTTGGSSSSLRWLLLLVIPVALDGAALAWILAADDPVQAEAPVRVLADCAGATVLGLAALPRLSDRLTPRWRALTVFAAVWAAMEFAMLVLEAAEVQGIPARRLSATGFGDYLTHVSGGQIGIALLIGTGVVAVYSAFGFRQPDRATADLVLVFTAVTLALRPITGHMSQQPFGSVLAALHALAAAGWFGLLLALALTVRSRGEWAALLPRYSAWALPLVVTVTVTGLLNGLVRLGGVSPMVTTGYGRILLAKTLLVGALIALGWWWRRSWVPKVADHRMTADGSLRRAIVEVLVMALVFGLAATLAVTA; translated from the coding sequence GTGAACCGGCCCGACCGCACCGATCGTCGCCGGGAGCGCGGGACGACCGGCGGGAGCAGCTCCTCACTGAGATGGCTACTGCTGCTGGTCATCCCGGTCGCCCTCGACGGTGCGGCACTGGCCTGGATCCTGGCCGCCGACGACCCGGTGCAGGCCGAGGCGCCGGTCCGGGTGCTCGCGGACTGCGCGGGCGCGACCGTGCTCGGGCTGGCCGCGCTGCCGCGGCTGTCGGACCGGCTGACGCCGCGGTGGCGGGCGCTCACCGTGTTCGCCGCGGTCTGGGCGGCAATGGAATTCGCCATGCTGGTGCTGGAAGCCGCTGAGGTGCAGGGCATTCCGGCGCGGCGGCTGAGCGCCACCGGGTTCGGCGACTACCTCACGCACGTGAGCGGCGGGCAGATCGGCATCGCGCTGCTCATCGGGACCGGGGTGGTCGCGGTCTACAGCGCGTTCGGGTTCCGGCAGCCCGACCGCGCCACCGCGGATCTGGTGCTGGTCTTCACCGCGGTCACGCTGGCGCTGCGGCCGATCACCGGGCACATGTCGCAGCAGCCGTTCGGTTCGGTGCTGGCGGCGCTGCACGCGCTGGCGGCGGCCGGCTGGTTCGGCCTGCTGCTGGCGCTGGCGCTGACCGTGCGGTCCCGCGGCGAATGGGCGGCGCTGCTGCCGCGGTATTCGGCGTGGGCGCTGCCGCTGGTGGTGACGGTGACGGTGACCGGTCTGTTGAACGGGCTGGTGCGGCTGGGCGGGGTGAGCCCGATGGTGACCACCGGGTACGGGCGGATTCTGCTGGCGAAGACGCTGCTGGTGGGCGCGCTCATCGCGCTGGGCTGGTGGTGGCGGCGCAGCTGGGTGCCGAAGGTGGCCGACCACCGGATGACCGCCGACGGCTCGTTGCGGCGGGCGATTGTGGAAGTGCTGGTGATGGCGCTAGTCTTCGGATTGGCCGCGACGCTCGCCGTGACGGCGTGA
- a CDS encoding SRPBCC family protein: protein MTEVKIVADCAASAESAFAYVNDYRHLPKFINEISAFTPLTEQIEGVDATFDGTIQLGPIALHSTIKIVRHEPGYAIAVKSIKGFEIESTFLFHDKGAESCTIDAIVDYRVPGGLAGKILGKTIEPFVKLAVKSSTTNLVNQVSAFHAANTNADSDRTNA, encoded by the coding sequence ATGACAGAAGTCAAGATCGTCGCGGATTGCGCTGCCTCGGCCGAATCCGCCTTCGCCTATGTCAACGATTACCGGCACCTGCCGAAATTCATCAATGAGATCAGCGCCTTCACCCCGCTCACCGAGCAGATCGAAGGCGTGGACGCCACTTTCGACGGCACCATCCAGCTCGGGCCGATCGCCCTGCATTCCACGATCAAGATCGTGCGGCACGAGCCCGGCTACGCCATCGCGGTGAAGTCCATCAAGGGATTCGAAATCGAATCCACCTTCCTGTTCCACGACAAGGGCGCCGAATCCTGCACCATCGACGCCATCGTCGACTACCGGGTTCCCGGCGGGCTGGCCGGCAAGATCCTCGGCAAGACCATCGAGCCGTTCGTGAAACTCGCCGTGAAGAGCTCCACCACCAACCTGGTCAACCAGGTGTCGGCCTTCCACGCCGCGAACACGAACGCGGATTCCGACCGCACCAACGCCTAG
- a CDS encoding TM0106 family RecB-like putative nuclease yields MYSGIGDHGERAAFVDARALIGCRHRLFLDATHPGVLTGVAEDAGVQQRREAAAAHRLQVRDTLVAAAPERWTVIDPKQPATARAAATMAAMAAGAERIWGGLLPQEADTGRRGGCEILWRDGDRGGYRPVIVVNHKVTDPRQPDPADHHPLTSDLYDWNPQRDRHVRTRPQPRDIQRLAHLYRMLQRHGLASPSLTGGAIGYHFDRILVHDLAPLLDDYDLRYADRIAVVRGELPTVPSKVPECRQCPWFNRAPEEGGRSCEQWLVEHRDVSLVAPGSRAEVLRRHGVETIDELAAWSGDDPDDWQYEPFTEAVVTARAWATGAPLVRRVERVRVTRADVEVDVDLESFQEHGAYLWGTLLDGVYRPFVTWDPLPTEDEGRSFAEFWTWLMQVRAQAAADGKTFAAYCYSRTAEDKWLYESARRFAGRPGIPTEREVQRFVDGPQWVDMFQAVSEQFICPNGKGLKKIAPVAGFHWRDAEAGGEASMAWYRLAVAYEGGEPDLSQRTRIFEYNEDDCRATQVLRDWMTDRAEAEVPSIADFDRRNIAS; encoded by the coding sequence GTGTATTCGGGCATCGGTGACCATGGTGAGCGTGCGGCGTTCGTCGACGCTCGCGCTCTGATCGGGTGCCGGCACCGGCTTTTCCTGGACGCCACCCATCCGGGCGTGTTGACCGGAGTCGCCGAGGACGCCGGCGTGCAGCAGCGACGAGAAGCGGCCGCCGCGCACCGACTTCAGGTGCGGGACACGCTGGTCGCCGCCGCCCCCGAGCGCTGGACCGTGATCGATCCCAAACAGCCCGCCACCGCCCGGGCCGCCGCCACCATGGCCGCCATGGCGGCCGGGGCCGAACGCATCTGGGGCGGGCTGTTGCCGCAGGAGGCCGACACCGGCCGCCGCGGCGGCTGCGAAATCCTGTGGCGCGACGGCGATCGCGGCGGGTATCGCCCGGTCATCGTGGTGAACCACAAGGTGACCGATCCCCGCCAGCCCGACCCGGCCGACCACCACCCGCTGACCAGCGACCTCTACGACTGGAATCCCCAGCGGGACAGGCACGTCCGCACCCGGCCGCAGCCGCGCGACATCCAGCGCCTCGCGCACCTGTACCGCATGCTACAGCGGCACGGCCTGGCCAGCCCGAGCCTGACCGGCGGCGCCATCGGCTACCACTTCGACCGCATCCTGGTCCACGACCTGGCCCCGCTGCTGGACGACTACGACCTGCGCTACGCCGACCGCATCGCGGTGGTGCGCGGCGAACTCCCCACCGTCCCTTCGAAAGTCCCCGAGTGCCGCCAGTGCCCCTGGTTCAACCGGGCCCCCGAGGAGGGCGGCCGCAGCTGTGAGCAGTGGCTGGTCGAGCACCGCGACGTCAGCCTGGTCGCGCCCGGTTCGCGCGCGGAGGTGCTGCGCCGCCACGGCGTCGAGACCATCGACGAGCTGGCCGCCTGGAGCGGCGACGATCCCGACGACTGGCAGTACGAGCCGTTCACCGAGGCCGTGGTCACCGCCCGCGCCTGGGCCACCGGCGCGCCGCTGGTCCGCCGGGTGGAGCGGGTGCGGGTGACCCGCGCCGACGTCGAGGTGGACGTGGACCTGGAGAGCTTCCAGGAGCACGGCGCCTACCTGTGGGGCACCCTGCTCGACGGCGTCTACCGCCCCTTCGTCACCTGGGATCCGCTGCCCACCGAGGACGAGGGCCGCTCCTTCGCCGAGTTCTGGACCTGGCTCATGCAGGTCCGCGCCCAGGCCGCCGCCGACGGCAAAACCTTTGCCGCCTACTGCTATTCGCGCACCGCCGAGGACAAGTGGCTCTACGAGTCGGCGCGCCGGTTCGCGGGCCGCCCCGGCATCCCCACCGAGCGGGAGGTGCAGCGGTTCGTCGACGGCCCGCAGTGGGTGGACATGTTCCAGGCGGTGTCGGAGCAGTTCATCTGCCCGAACGGCAAGGGACTCAAGAAGATCGCACCGGTCGCCGGCTTCCACTGGCGCGACGCCGAGGCCGGGGGCGAGGCGTCGATGGCCTGGTATCGCCTGGCCGTCGCCTACGAGGGCGGCGAGCCCGACCTGTCGCAACGCACCCGCATCTTCGAATACAACGAGGACGACTGCCGCGCCACCCAGGTGCTGCGCGACTGGATGACCGACCGCGCCGAAGCGGAGGTTCCGTCCATCGCCGACTTCGACCGTCGTAATATCGCGTCGTGA
- a CDS encoding serine/threonine-protein kinase, with translation MNVEPAIDSGAVDETRSLLASAVAGFQAAWEAAGAPPNLAEYLPRAPQLRRVALIELIKVDLEYRWIRYDFPKRLAEYRGEFDELRSGPLPPDLAYEEFHALRRCGFALDVSCYPTEAAATEWADRDYRSTLIARPQAQHALEGIEVGDRVDDFDLLVELGAGAFARVFLARQRSMQRLVAVKISQNHGTESETLAQLDHEHIVRVFDQRLLADRELKLLYMQYLPGGTLSKVLALVRSRAWDARDGGILLEAVNSAMRDKGGLVPGESATRAAHMERNWPETVAWLGSRLARALDYSSRNGVLHRDIKPANVLLTADGSPKLADFNISFSQHVAGTSPLAYFGGSLAYMSPEQLAACHPQLPETAEGLDGRSDVYALGVVLWELLTGRRPFDDETRAGDSESSLERMLRLRRHQVDPAHLEDLPPDCPAALRRILLKCLAPDRDQRWADGAALAQQLEMCLDERARDLVDPPANSWRARVGPWSLLALITVASLAGDALGMAYANLHNHPLWALWFTPEERARLQVVGNGLVLVSTPAAIAVTNYLCRRAFIVWRGLRRGRTYDSATLSAARRDTLRNGDRVALLAFAWWLVAAVVSAVALVLLTDLEPGRIVNLVATLLVSGRSRSPIRSSW, from the coding sequence ATGAACGTGGAACCGGCGATCGACTCGGGTGCCGTCGACGAGACCCGCTCCCTGCTGGCGTCGGCCGTCGCCGGTTTCCAGGCCGCCTGGGAGGCCGCCGGAGCCCCGCCGAACCTGGCCGAATACCTGCCGCGCGCCCCGCAACTGCGCCGGGTCGCGTTGATCGAACTGATCAAGGTGGACCTCGAATACCGCTGGATCCGCTACGACTTCCCCAAACGCCTGGCCGAATACCGCGGCGAGTTCGACGAACTTCGGTCCGGCCCACTGCCCCCGGACCTGGCCTACGAGGAGTTCCACGCGCTGCGCCGCTGCGGATTCGCCCTCGACGTCAGCTGCTATCCGACCGAGGCCGCCGCCACCGAATGGGCCGACCGCGACTACCGCAGCACCCTGATCGCCCGCCCGCAGGCCCAGCACGCGCTGGAGGGCATCGAGGTCGGCGATCGGGTCGATGATTTCGACCTGCTGGTGGAGCTGGGCGCGGGCGCCTTCGCCCGGGTCTTCCTGGCCCGGCAGCGGTCCATGCAACGCCTGGTGGCGGTGAAGATCTCGCAGAATCACGGCACCGAGTCCGAGACCCTGGCCCAGCTCGACCACGAGCACATCGTGCGCGTCTTCGACCAGCGGCTGCTCGCCGACCGGGAACTGAAACTGCTGTACATGCAATACCTTCCGGGCGGCACCCTGTCGAAGGTGCTGGCGCTGGTGCGTTCCCGTGCATGGGACGCCCGCGACGGCGGGATCCTGCTGGAGGCCGTGAACTCCGCCATGCGCGACAAGGGCGGCCTGGTCCCCGGCGAATCCGCCACCCGCGCCGCCCACATGGAGCGCAACTGGCCGGAAACCGTTGCGTGGCTGGGCAGCCGGCTGGCCCGGGCACTGGACTACTCGTCCCGCAACGGCGTCCTGCACCGCGATATCAAGCCCGCGAACGTGCTGCTCACCGCGGACGGCAGCCCGAAGCTGGCGGATTTCAACATCAGTTTCAGTCAGCACGTGGCGGGCACCAGTCCGCTGGCCTACTTCGGCGGTTCCCTGGCCTACATGTCCCCGGAGCAGTTGGCGGCCTGCCATCCGCAATTGCCGGAGACGGCGGAGGGGCTCGACGGCCGCAGCGACGTCTACGCGCTGGGGGTGGTGCTGTGGGAGCTGCTGACCGGCCGCCGCCCCTTCGACGACGAGACCCGCGCGGGTGATTCGGAGTCCTCGCTCGAACGCATGCTGCGGCTGCGCCGCCACCAGGTGGACCCCGCCCATCTCGAGGACCTGCCGCCCGACTGCCCGGCCGCGCTGCGCCGGATTCTGCTGAAATGCCTGGCCCCCGACCGCGACCAGCGCTGGGCCGACGGCGCCGCCCTGGCCCAGCAGTTGGAGATGTGCCTGGACGAGCGGGCCCGGGACCTGGTGGATCCGCCGGCGAACAGCTGGCGCGCCCGGGTCGGGCCGTGGTCGCTGCTGGCGTTGATCACGGTGGCCAGCCTGGCCGGCGACGCGCTCGGGATGGCCTACGCCAACCTGCACAACCATCCGCTGTGGGCGTTGTGGTTCACGCCGGAGGAGCGGGCGCGTCTCCAAGTGGTCGGCAACGGTCTGGTGCTGGTCTCCACGCCCGCGGCGATCGCGGTCACGAACTACCTGTGCCGCCGGGCCTTCATCGTGTGGCGCGGGTTGCGGCGCGGCCGCACCTACGATTCGGCGACGCTGTCGGCGGCCCGCCGGGACACCCTGCGCAACGGTGACCGGGTGGCGCTGCTGGCCTTCGCGTGGTGGCTGGTGGCGGCGGTGGTGTCGGCGGTGGCGTTGGTGCTGCTCACGGACCTGGAGCCCGGCCGGATCGTGAATCTGGTGGCGACACTGCTGGTTTCGGGGCGATCGCGGTCGCCTATCCGTTCTTCGTGGTGA
- a CDS encoding DUF1707 and DUF4190 domain-containing protein has product MEPQWAAAHFLASDADREHAIEALKQNFQAGRITVDELSERIGHALNARTCGEIDRVMTGLPWQPVTPAPPRYPAFYAPPLPRSKGMGITAFVLGVLGFVCGLTAVPAVVLGLVALTVEPERRDDRGFAVAGLAVGLMWMIIFGWVYFS; this is encoded by the coding sequence ATGGAACCTCAATGGGCGGCAGCGCATTTTCTCGCGAGTGATGCCGATCGGGAACACGCGATCGAAGCGCTGAAACAGAACTTTCAGGCCGGGCGGATCACCGTCGACGAATTGTCCGAACGCATCGGCCACGCACTCAATGCCCGGACCTGCGGCGAAATCGACCGGGTGATGACCGGACTGCCGTGGCAGCCGGTGACTCCGGCGCCACCGCGATATCCCGCCTTCTACGCGCCGCCCCTCCCCCGCTCCAAAGGCATGGGCATCACCGCGTTCGTGCTCGGGGTGCTCGGCTTCGTCTGCGGGCTGACCGCGGTCCCGGCGGTGGTGCTCGGCCTGGTCGCGCTGACCGTCGAACCCGAACGCCGCGACGACCGCGGGTTCGCCGTCGCCGGGCTCGCGGTGGGGCTGATGTGGATGATCATCTTCGGCTGGGTGTACTTCAGCTGA
- a CDS encoding nitroreductase/quinone reductase family protein, which produces MSEQFPERIWGSRTNLLSRLASPFAATKLGSLVIRKLTPLDRRMLERTGGKYTVLGPIGAPVILLTTIGRKSGAPRTTPLLYVHDGATLYVIGSNFGQAHHPAWTANLLANPAAEVAIAGQHLPVTATLVADEQHKQAIFERFEETTEAYTAYRNRTARDLRIFALTR; this is translated from the coding sequence ATGAGTGAGCAGTTCCCGGAACGGATCTGGGGTTCCCGCACCAACCTGCTGTCCCGGCTGGCCAGTCCCTTCGCCGCCACCAAGCTCGGTTCGCTGGTCATCCGCAAACTGACCCCGCTCGACCGCAGAATGCTCGAACGCACCGGCGGGAAATACACCGTGCTCGGCCCGATCGGCGCACCCGTCATCCTGCTCACCACCATCGGACGCAAGTCCGGCGCACCCCGCACCACCCCGCTGCTCTACGTCCACGACGGCGCCACCCTGTATGTGATCGGCTCCAACTTCGGCCAGGCCCACCACCCCGCGTGGACCGCCAACCTGCTCGCCAACCCGGCCGCCGAAGTAGCCATCGCCGGACAGCACCTGCCCGTCACCGCCACTCTCGTCGCCGACGAGCAACACAAGCAGGCGATCTTCGAACGCTTCGAGGAGACCACCGAGGCGTACACCGCCTACCGCAACCGCACCGCCCGTGACTTGCGGATATTCGCCCTGACAAGATAG
- a CDS encoding YcnI family protein has product MNTSVSRALVTSVAASGLLLFGAGVASAHVVVDAPGATQKGYTVATFRVPTESDTASTTKVSVTMPNLKSARTEPLAGWSSKVEKNAQGQVVSVTWTADPGNPGVAPGQFQRFAVSLGPLPEQSKVSFNASQTYSDGKVVDWNQPMNADGSEPEHPAPSLTLAKSTGGDDDAPAAADADKGDKATDNTARWLGGVGLALGALGAALGLGSVIRGRRS; this is encoded by the coding sequence ATGAACACCTCCGTTTCGCGTGCCCTGGTCACCTCCGTGGCCGCCTCCGGGCTGCTGCTGTTCGGCGCGGGCGTCGCCTCCGCGCACGTGGTGGTGGACGCCCCCGGCGCCACCCAGAAGGGCTACACGGTCGCGACCTTCCGGGTGCCGACCGAGTCCGACACCGCCTCCACCACCAAGGTTTCGGTGACGATGCCGAACCTGAAGAGCGCTCGCACCGAACCGCTGGCGGGCTGGAGCTCCAAGGTCGAGAAGAACGCGCAGGGCCAGGTCGTGTCGGTCACCTGGACCGCCGACCCGGGCAACCCGGGCGTGGCGCCCGGCCAGTTCCAGCGCTTCGCGGTCTCCCTGGGACCGCTGCCCGAGCAGTCGAAGGTCAGCTTCAACGCCAGCCAGACCTACAGCGACGGCAAGGTCGTGGACTGGAACCAGCCGATGAACGCCGACGGCAGCGAGCCCGAGCACCCGGCCCCCAGCCTCACCCTGGCCAAGAGCACCGGCGGCGATGACGACGCGCCCGCCGCGGCCGACGCCGACAAGGGCGACAAGGCCACCGACAACACCGCCCGCTGGCTCGGCGGCGTCGGCCTGGCGCTCGGCGCGCTGGGTGCGGCCCTCGGCCTGGGCAGCGTCATCCGGGGACGGCGGTCGTGA
- a CDS encoding RNA-binding S4 domain-containing protein: MSDPVDVPIEDDSIRLGQFLKLANLIDSGSEAKMVIAEGLVRVNDEVELRRGRQLHAGDVVVLAGHKVRVTSG; this comes from the coding sequence ATGTCGGATCCAGTCGATGTCCCGATCGAGGACGATTCCATTCGACTCGGCCAGTTCCTGAAGCTGGCGAACCTCATCGATTCCGGTTCGGAAGCCAAGATGGTGATCGCCGAGGGCCTGGTACGTGTCAACGACGAGGTGGAGCTGCGTCGTGGACGGCAGCTACATGCCGGGGATGTGGTGGTGTTGGCCGGGCACAAGGTCCGGGTCACCAGCGGCTGA
- a CDS encoding copper resistance CopC family protein, whose translation MTRKLLAGLVTGLLVTGFALLGGGVADAHSAVVGSTPDNGAQIDTSPATVSVTFNESLQPAYPSVTVVGPDGNLWQKGQPKVDGATISVEVGELGPVGEYKIAYRVTSADGHPVSGTRSFTLTKAGNGTPGPKSDAGAKSGGSDGGVPLWIFIACAVALFGGGLAFALFGGRGKRRT comes from the coding sequence GTGACCCGCAAGCTGCTGGCCGGGCTGGTCACCGGCCTGCTGGTGACCGGGTTCGCACTGCTGGGCGGCGGTGTCGCCGACGCGCACTCGGCGGTCGTGGGTTCCACCCCGGACAACGGCGCGCAGATCGACACCTCGCCGGCCACGGTCAGCGTCACCTTCAACGAGAGCCTGCAGCCCGCCTACCCGTCCGTGACGGTGGTCGGGCCGGATGGCAATCTGTGGCAGAAGGGGCAGCCCAAGGTCGACGGCGCGACCATCAGCGTCGAGGTCGGCGAGCTGGGTCCGGTCGGTGAGTACAAGATCGCCTACCGGGTCACCTCGGCCGACGGGCACCCGGTCAGCGGCACCCGGTCGTTCACGCTCACCAAGGCAGGCAACGGAACTCCGGGCCCGAAGTCCGATGCCGGGGCCAAGTCCGGCGGGTCCGACGGCGGCGTGCCGCTGTGGATCTTCATCGCGTGCGCGGTGGCGCTGTTCGGCGGCGGCCTGGCCTTCGCCCTGTTCGGCGGACGGGGCAAGCGGCGCACGTGA